The following coding sequences lie in one Cherax quadricarinatus isolate ZL_2023a chromosome 8, ASM3850222v1, whole genome shotgun sequence genomic window:
- the LOC128685444 gene encoding uncharacterized protein isoform X2, which yields MKLVIMMVVVSAAVCIATLLEDSHPGDNQSFRFPREEWLTLSPQQLTYIRSTLECPASERCLTTKNNLAPVTCIDHSSCWGELFLCCSDACFKNTKICKLGKRKNRYLE from the exons ATGAAGCTTG tgataatgatggtggttgtgtcagCGGCGGTGTGTATAGCAACGTTACTGGAGGACTCACACCCAGGGGACAACCAGAGCTTCAG GTTCCCCCGGGAAGAATGGCTCACACTCTCACCTCAGCAGCTGACATATATCCGTA GCACTCTGGAGTGTCCAGCCAGTGAGAGATGCCTCACCACCAAGAATAACTTGGCTCCAGTGACTTGCATTGACCACTCATCCTGCTGGGGTGAGCTGTTTCTCTGCTGCTCGGACGCATGCTTCAAAAATACTAAAATCTGCAAACTTGGCAAGAGGAAGAATAGATATCTTGAGTGA
- the LOC128685444 gene encoding uncharacterized protein isoform X1 — MYGDLTVIMMVVVSAAVCIATLLEDSHPGDNQSFRFPREEWLTLSPQQLTYIRSTLECPASERCLTTKNNLAPVTCIDHSSCWGELFLCCSDACFKNTKICKLGKRKNRYLE, encoded by the exons ATGTATGGTGACCtgacagtgataatgatggtggttgtgtcagCGGCGGTGTGTATAGCAACGTTACTGGAGGACTCACACCCAGGGGACAACCAGAGCTTCAG GTTCCCCCGGGAAGAATGGCTCACACTCTCACCTCAGCAGCTGACATATATCCGTA GCACTCTGGAGTGTCCAGCCAGTGAGAGATGCCTCACCACCAAGAATAACTTGGCTCCAGTGACTTGCATTGACCACTCATCCTGCTGGGGTGAGCTGTTTCTCTGCTGCTCGGACGCATGCTTCAAAAATACTAAAATCTGCAAACTTGGCAAGAGGAAGAATAGATATCTTGAGTGA